Proteins from one Malania oleifera isolate guangnan ecotype guangnan chromosome 4, ASM2987363v1, whole genome shotgun sequence genomic window:
- the LOC131153701 gene encoding transcription factor MYB41-like, whose protein sequence is MAPRRGKAAVRRGVWSAEEDKKLMLAQEESIGGLQLHQRLPGRTDNEIKNHWHTHIKKRLVLHKHSPMPTTKSQPLLLRIVTPTAAAEPSGSCSGNFLVSTHQHNPAYFSESQFLMTEPLGADQGLNALESCDQSTNSSADAGFKLPVNEGCLKEPLNPCGSHGTDAEYGFWFKLLIEGDMAAV, encoded by the exons ATGGCTCCACGCCGTGGAAAAGCAGCTGTGAGAAGGGGAGTATGGAGTGCTGAAGAAGATAAGAAGTTGATGTTAGCACAagaggagtccatag GTGGTCTGCAATTGCATCAAAGACTGCCAGGAAGAACTGACAACGAAATAAAAAATCACTGGCACACCCACATCAAGAAACGACTAGTACTGCACAAGCACAGCCCTATGCCAACTACTAAATCACAACCATTATTGCTTCGCATTGTCACTCCTACAGCAGCTGCTGAGCCATCAGGAAGCTGCTCTGGAAATTTCCTAGTTTCAACTCATCAGCATAATCCTGCTTATTTTTCTGAATCCCAATTTCTAATGACAGAACCATTGGGAGCAGATCAAGGTTTGAACGCATTGGAAAGTTGTGATCAGAGCACAAATAGTAGTGCAGATGCTGGGTTTAAGTTACCAGTTAATGAGGGATGTTTGAAGGAGCCCTTAAACCCATGTGGGTCTCACGGTACTGATGCAGAATATGGGTTTTGGTTCAAATTGTTAATTGAAGGAGACATGGCTGCAGTCTAA